The region CAGGCTGGCCGCTGCATtatttccttaatgtacatttacggcatttatcagacacccttatccagagtaacttacattttttacaactgagggttaagggccttgctcaggggcccagcagtggcaaattgttggacctgggatttgaacccaggaccttccgatcagtaggccaacaccttatccactagactcatgtttacataaacaaagctgtctctggtgtccaaGTCACCTGAAAAGTTGAAAAGCTAAAGACTTGTATAGCACCATTTTGGATCCAGAGAGGCTGCTGTGTGCTACTGCAACACCGCCATCTTGGATCTCAGAATGAGAGTTGTTGACTTTGAGGTTGCCATTCCAGGTCTCTCTGGTTGAAGCTGAGGAGAAACACAAGCAGGCGAAGGAGTCCACTGATGAGCTGCAGCAGCAGAACGCTGACCTGATGTCCCAGGTGGAAACACTGCAAAACACAGTGCAGGAGTTGGGCAACCTGATCGCTGAGACCCACACTGAGTGCAATGACACAACAAGGGTAAGGGAAGAATCTTAAGCAGTTCCTTCCAAAAATAATGTGAGGACATGAGATGCTACTTAACAGGCTTTAAGCatgagaacaaaagaaaaaaatatttttatttaaaaaatcttttaatttaAGATGCTAGATTTGATATTGACTGTTGTAGTTTTTTGGTAGAATTGAGGTTTGGACTTCTTTTGTTTTAGTTGTATGAGACAGAGCTGAACCTTCGCAAATACCTGCAGTCTGACTACGAACGAAAGGAGGAAAAGTTTAATCAGGAAATCAACTCTCTTAGGGTAACTTTCTTATTTTCAACCTTTACTGTTTATTAATGTCGGTTGTATTTTACTTCCCTTTTTAAGGGTGTTTTGGTATTGTTGAATGTTTAGGTCACTCTGACTGAAGCTAAGAGCAAATATGAGCAGGCCATGGAGTCCAGCACTCATCTGGATATCAAGAACTCCAGGCTGTGGTCTGATATAAAGTTACTGCAAGACGCAATGCTGGAGATGGACGAAGAGCTCTCTCTGAGCCGGATAAGATGTAATGAGCTAATGAGGGTAAGTGAACATTTCCTTTAGAAATATCTGAGGAAATGTGATGTTCATGGTTCAAAGACGAGTCACACCACAGGCtatttaagcaaaataaaagaaaaaaaatattttaaattggaGATGCAGGGTTTCACAGTCATGACCCTAGAGCTCTTGAGTCTGAAGCTctttttgctgtgttttaggAGTGTGAGTTACAAAAACGTGAGTTGAGGAATCTGCAGTCCAAGCGGAACGAGACAGAGGAAACGTCACAAGAGGTGAGTTTTATTTATAGGTCATAATCCACCCACATTACTGAATACTGAGCAGTTAACTTCTGCTCATTGTTAACTTCATAactgagcttttttttaaagctcacaAATTCATAAAGTGGGACATGGAGAAATATAAACCCTGTTATACGGTGACAAGAACTGAGGAACTGGAGGCTTCACAGACACAGATTCAGATGTAATTTCTCTCTGCATGCTTTTCACTGCTCTCTTCTGCtccatggttatgtttaggagtacgagagagagagggaggctcACAGTGTCCTGAAGTTCGATCAGATGACTTCAACGCATAACGAAGAGATACTACAGGTAAGTGTTTCATgactgcttgtgtgtgtgtattcatgttcTGGATgacattttgtacaaaaaaacatttcagatgaTTTTAGTCCTCAGAAGTGTCAGAAGGTGTGTAGCAGTAAATAAAGCTCTGTTTGTTGAATTTTCAGGACATCCAGGCTAAAGGTACCAGGCTTTATGGGGAGGTGACAGAGTCCCATGATCACCTAAAGAGGGATGAGTATGAGTTGAAACTGCGAGAGTCAGTGcagaaaatggagagagagcTCTCTGAGTCACACAGGAAGTATGAAGAGATAAAGAGGGTAAGCGTTTAACACTTTGCATTAAACTGTTCCTTTCGAATAAATGTACAAGGTTCAGATGCTGGGTGTCTTTTTTGTGAATGGAAGTGACACACGATAGATGGGAATATTAAGCAGTCAAGTTTAAACCTCCTTGTCCTGTTTTTAGTTGAGAGATAAAGAGGGTCACTGGATCCTGCAGTGCAAAGAGATGATGGAACTGTTAGAACAGAGCAATAAGTTAATAAATGTGTCCATGGTTGTGTTTCAGGAGTACGAGCGAGAGAAAGAGGCTCACAGTGTCCTGAACGTCAATCAGAAGACTTCAACACATCACAAGTGGTTACTACAGGTAAGTGTTTCTGactgcttgcgtgtgtgtgtttagaaaaaGCATAATTTCCGGCTCCTCTGACAAATGATGAGTCGAGTCCTCAGTGGTGTCAGGTTGTGTTTGTTGATGTTAATAATGGCAACAAGCTTTACTTTTTGAACTTTCAGGTTTCTCAGGCTGAAGCTGAGGAGAACTATCAGTTGTCTGCTCAGCTGGAGAATAAGAACTCTGACCTGATGTCCCAGGTGAAGACACTGCAAAACACGGTGCAGGGGCTGAGCAGCCTGCTCGCTGAGACACGCAAGAAGTGTGAAACGGCAAAAGAGGTCAGTGAGAAAATCCTTACATTAACCAGGTCCTTTAGAAATCATGTGAGGATTCGTGATGTTCATGAGTTACACCACAAGCTATACACACTTGaacaatatattaattattaatattaaaaatatattactaGATTAAGAtgctatttgttttttaattgaaaagaGGTGGTTCATTATAGATATAAACATTTAGTTGTACATAAACATTAAGTCACACTTTTCTTGCTCCATGGTTGTGTTTTAGGAGCATAAGGTAGTTAATGGCATCCTTCAGTTCGTGGAGACCAAGGCCAGAAAACGGGAGAAATTTTTACTACGGAAAAGAAAAGCCATTCAGGTATGCTTTTTCTAAACAAAtcacagcttgtgtgtgtgtgtgtgtgtgtgtgtgtgtgtgtgtgtgatctcatgCTTTTGGGAACACAAAACCTTTGAGTCTGTTCTGATGAGGGATCAGTTGGATCCCcaaagtgagtgtgtatgtagaaGTGAATAAAACCAAGAAGCTTTGAACCTTTCAGGAGTCTCTGGATGAAGCTGAAGAAAACTACAGGGAGGCAATGGATAGGGTTACTGAGCTGGAGAATGAGAACATTGACAGGGTGGCTGAAGTGCACACACTGCAAGATGAAATGACTCATTTGGTACAAAATCTCTCTGATACCCAGATGATGTTTGAGCGGACAATGAGGGTAAGTGGAAAAGAAAATTCACCAGTTCCTGTAGCGGTAATTTGAGAATCAGTGATGGTTCatgttacataaaataaaatttttaaaaagttttttttttttagttctttgtCGATCTTGTGATCTGACGAGTCTAAACCTCTTCTTCTGCTTCATGGCTGTGTTCTAGGACTTAGAGCAAAAAAGTCGTCAGTTCACGGAGCTAAAGTCCAAGTGGGAATTATTAAACGAAACTGTGCTAAAGGTAAGCTTTAATTTTTAGAAAGTTAACAGGACAAAATCCAGTCTAAGTGCTACTGCAAGCGATCTCTCAATATTTTACCTCTATATTGAATTAATTTGTATTGAAGCTCTTTTAGTCACTTTTAGTTAGTATAATCCACATGGTACCAAGTCCTCAGTTTCTACTTGAAGTGAACTAATATTTAGCAATTTAGTACTGAGGTGTCCTCTTCTATGTTTTAGGATTATCAGGTTGAGTGTCAAGCTCACAAAGTCCTGAAGGTGCAGTACAGTGAGATGAAGGAACAACGCGACAAGTTACATGAGGTACATTATTCATATCATTAACTCCTAACTGTGGTAGTGCGCTGTTTGTCAGTTATGCTGTGTGGACTGcttacatgtttgtgttttcccTCCTTTTACCACTTTAATAAAGAGTTATAACAACTAGGTGCACTtaatataaagtgttttttgAACAAAAGCAGAAAAACGTTAAGTAGACACTCAGTATCCTGAAGTTGCAGTGTGATCGGGCCCCACTGCAACTCTGGGAAATGTCATCATTGTCTAATGGTGAGTAACAAACAAGAATGTAAAGCTAACACAAAGGCTACTCTAAGCTCCCTGAGAGTAGGGAGAAAGTGTAGCGAAGTATGGAGAGTAATTAGGGTGAAATTACCAGAGAATGTGAGCGTGAACTGGGAAGTCCTTAGGTGTGGTTTTTCTGATGGGCCTGTGAAGAGGTCCCAAACTTCTTGGGGATGGATGAAAGCGCAGCATGAAAAATAGGAGACAGGTTGTGCCCAAGACGTGCACCTCTACAGAAGGTTCACTTCTGTCCAATATGCATACTTTATTGTCCTCACATGTATGTCCTCTGTCCTTCAGATGAAGATACACTGCTGATTCTGGTCGTTCTGTGTTGGTACCTACTTGTATGAAGTTGTTGTTTGAACACTGCATTGGACTGTGTATTCCATTGCTCTTCTTGTTTTTGGTGTCTGGTCATTTGGATGGACAAGTCTCAGTGTGTTGgtaggtttatattaaattcATATGTGGTGTTTTCCAAAAAGTGTTTTTAGCTTCTTGGACACAACTCTAACCATGTAAGGAATGTAAGGTTTTACCTTTGGCTCTGGGTTTCAGCTCTGTCTGTAATTCTTTCACTGGAAGCTGTCTTGTTAAATGCCCACTTAGGATATCCACATACCTTGAAAGCTGCCTTCAAATAATTATCTTTCTTTTCGGATTCTATTGAGATGCTTTCTTCCCTGTGGTGTAATGAACTGATGACTGGAAGGAGTTGAGTGCTTTCTTCTTGACATCCTCCATGTATAGGTTGGCCACaataggtgacactggagaacCCATGGCACATATGTCTTTCACTCTGTAAGTGAAGTAGGTGCTGTTAAGTCTAGAAAAGAGCAGATCTGGTCCAGGTTAAAGCTGCTTCTGGTGGTGAGGTTGCTGTACACTTCCATTGGTGGAATCCTGCAAATTTCCCTCAGACCGAAGAAGCTGCTTGGATGAgtagaaaaaatgttttgaccTAAAAAGAAAGAAGTCTAATTGACATGACTCAGCTTCCATATAACCTCACCTGTATGACTGAGAATCTTCACAACCTCATCTGTATGACAGACATAGTTTGCaattaatttaaagaaatgGTGTCTTGAAGTCAGATTGAAATTGAAGTCAGTTGACATTAGGCCAAAATAATTTTACATATGGAATTTGAAAAAGATTAACATGAAGAAAACCTGATGTAATTTAATGCCATGTCACTTGATACAAGTTTCTCCCTTTGATGCATCTAACACAAGTACAAGCAGAAGCCTGGCTTTTTCTAAAACCTACAAAATTGAAATATGACTACGGAGTGTCTacaatattttagaaaacattAAATAAGGGCTGTGGGTGTTTGGGCAGCTAGGTTTTTTCCATAGAAAAATCATCATATAAGAAACCTCATGGAACCTTGTATCCAAAGGAGTGACCCTTGTAAACAACCATCAGTCACTGAAAGGGTGGTGAACATatcaaacaaatatacaaacaaacaacatattAGTGCCAGGGAGAAATTCATGGagtctttattttatctttaacaatttatctttaaaattgcaaaaaaaaaaacctgtaaacatg is a window of Tachysurus vachellii isolate PV-2020 chromosome 3, HZAU_Pvac_v1, whole genome shotgun sequence DNA encoding:
- the LOC132842449 gene encoding putative autophagy-related protein 11, which encodes MRGDGEKEENEDTRVTEVQPVSLLNPALMCDDATQTDSAVHEVSLVEAEEKHKQAKESTDELQQQNADLMSQVETLQNTVQELGNLIAETHTECNDTTRLYETELNLRKYLQSDYERKEEKFNQEINSLRVTLTEAKSKYEQAMESSTHLDIKNSRLWSDIKLLQDAMLEMDEELSLSRIRCNELMRECELQKRELRNLQSKRNETEETSQEEYEREREAHSVLKFDQMTSTHNEEILQDIQAKGTRLYGEVTESHDHLKRDEYELKLRESVQKMERELSESHRKYEEIKREYEREKEAHSVLNVNQKTSTHHKWLLQVSQAEAEENYQLSAQLENKNSDLMSQVKTLQNTVQGLSSLLAETRKKCETAKEEHKVVNGILQFVETKARKREKFLLRKRKAIQESLDEAEENYREAMDRVTELENENIDRVAEVHTLQDEMTHLVQNLSDTQMMFERTMRDLEQKSRQFTELKSKWELLNETVLKDYQVECQAHKVLKVQYSEMKEQRDKLHEMKIHC